One genomic segment of uncultured Desulfobacter sp. includes these proteins:
- a CDS encoding rhodanese-like domain-containing protein, producing MKWMQFFTPAKSMSSKEAREYVAKHPDEDFTLLDVRQDSEYQEEHLPGAVLIPLPQLSDRLEEIDAGKPVLVYCAIGGRSRVAAQMLSGKGFKKVYNMSGGIKAWQGNKAVGPQDLGLHIFSDVENPCDVLKTAYSLEQGLREFYLRMEKESERKEVKSLFAKLAEIEIKHQEEILAAYGEYCTEPIDRQTFELEVETHAMEGGLSTEEYLALFDPDLSSEKDVISLAMSIEAQAHDLYMRLGARLENIQAKEAVNKIANDEKKHLESLGRLMDTL from the coding sequence ATGAAGTGGATGCAGTTTTTTACTCCCGCCAAATCAATGAGCTCAAAAGAAGCCCGGGAGTATGTCGCAAAGCACCCCGACGAAGATTTTACCCTTCTGGATGTCCGCCAGGATTCGGAATACCAGGAGGAACATCTGCCGGGCGCCGTACTCATCCCTTTGCCCCAGCTTTCCGACCGCTTAGAGGAAATTGACGCAGGAAAGCCCGTCCTTGTATACTGCGCCATTGGCGGGCGCAGCCGGGTTGCCGCCCAGATGCTGTCTGGAAAAGGATTCAAAAAGGTCTACAACATGTCAGGGGGAATCAAGGCCTGGCAGGGAAACAAGGCCGTGGGGCCCCAGGATCTGGGCTTGCATATTTTCAGTGATGTGGAAAACCCCTGTGATGTGTTGAAAACCGCCTATTCCCTGGAACAGGGGTTGCGCGAATTTTATCTTAGGATGGAAAAAGAGAGCGAACGAAAAGAAGTAAAATCCCTTTTTGCAAAACTTGCAGAAATAGAAATCAAACACCAGGAAGAAATCCTGGCAGCCTACGGCGAATACTGCACAGAACCTATAGACAGGCAGACCTTTGAGCTTGAGGTTGAGACTCATGCCATGGAAGGGGGGCTTTCCACGGAAGAGTACCTGGCGCTTTTTGACCCTGATCTTTCTTCGGAAAAGGATGTGATTTCCCTTGCCATGTCCATTGAAGCCCAGGCCCATGACCTGTATATGCGGCTGGGAGCACGGCTTGAAAATATTCAGGCAAAGGAAGCTGTAAACAAAATCGCAAATGATGAAAAAAAGCATCTTGAAAGTCTGGGCCGGTTAATGGACACTCTTTAA
- a CDS encoding PEP-CTERM sorting domain-containing protein has translation MKKLVYFFVGLFLTFFVVGSASAVSFTDTVIFSDGILAEGSLAKLILDSEYSYTHSTPIDFEAPPDEVVSATLTISGYFIDDNNDTVTIEEIAVGTLNAGGNYDSSWSWDTWSCEIVNDDPSISAFDISGVFQTWEAGTLLDVTITANGNFPDGIIELSSSVFELEYENVTASSSAAAPAPEPATMVLFGLGLLGVAGMSKKKICRIPGR, from the coding sequence ATGAAAAAGTTGGTTTATTTCTTTGTTGGTTTATTTTTAACTTTTTTTGTTGTTGGAAGTGCTTCTGCTGTTTCGTTCACAGATACTGTAATTTTTAGTGACGGGATTCTTGCGGAGGGCTCTTTAGCAAAACTAATTTTGGATTCTGAATATAGCTATACGCATAGTACTCCGATCGATTTTGAGGCTCCACCTGATGAGGTGGTATCCGCCACGCTGACTATTTCTGGTTACTTCATAGATGATAATAATGATACTGTGACTATCGAAGAAATTGCTGTCGGAACTTTAAATGCAGGAGGAAACTACGATTCTAGTTGGAGTTGGGATACTTGGAGCTGTGAGATTGTTAATGATGACCCTTCAATTTCTGCTTTTGATATCTCAGGGGTTTTTCAAACTTGGGAGGCCGGAACACTTCTTGATGTCACAATCACTGCTAATGGAAATTTTCCTGATGGGATTATTGAGCTTTCAAGTTCAGTATTTGAACTTGAATATGAAAATGTAACTGCCTCATCAAGTGCTGCTGCCCCAGCCCCTGAACCCGCTACAATGGTTCTGTTCGGCCTCGGGCTTCTTGGCGTGGCTGGAATGAGCAAAAAGAAAATCTGCAGAATTCCGGGGAGATGA